The genomic interval ACAGCCTTGCCTGATTTGTCCACCACAGGCAGTCTCTTTATATTATGCTTTATCATGTGGTCAACGCACTCCATTAAAGAGGCATTTTCATCAACTGTTATAATCACTTTGCTCATCACATCCTTTACCAGTTTATCCGAAGACCTTCTTGCAATGCTTTCTACCATGCCGTCCCATGTGAAATCTCCTAAATCCATCATAGACATATAGAAGGGAAAGACAACCTTTAAAATATCTCTCATAGAAAGCATCCCTATGAGTCTGCCCTTTTC from Dissulfurispira thermophila carries:
- a CDS encoding HPP family protein; this translates as MKAKDLMIPIQDYLRPDNTLKEAVNLLKTAKRGEDRIGVKGLPVLDEKGRLIGMLSMRDILKVVFPFYMSMMDLGDFTWDGMVESIARRSSDKLVKDVMSKVIITVDENASLMECVDHMIKHNIKRLPVVDKSGKAVGMLYERDVFFAIIKAMLEENNGDRK